One Cucurbita pepo subsp. pepo cultivar mu-cu-16 chromosome LG20, ASM280686v2, whole genome shotgun sequence genomic window carries:
- the LOC111782599 gene encoding farnesol kinase, chloroplastic-like gives MAANLHFLCRSGSFGPLFPFSSPTLISRFRPVSVSFNSIFAPIFRSDAFTLRFGTKIRREQCRVAAVMLLPDNPVVSDICATAVSGGVALSLLRLWTETAKRGLDQKLNRKLVHTSIGLAFMLCWPMFSSGHRGALLASLIPGVNIIRMLVLGLGILKDEATVKSMSRNGDCRELLKGPLYYVATITLVCIFYWRTSPISIALICNLCAGDGLADIVGRRFGSRKISYNKNKSLAGSVAMVSAGFLASVGYMYYFSSFGYVEGSNRMVLGFLVVSIASALVESLPISTEIDDNLTVPLTSLLVGSLVF, from the exons ATGGCTGCAAATCTTCACTTTCTATGCCGTTCGGGGTCTTTTGGCCCTTTATTTCCCTTCAGTTCCCCAACTTTAATCTCTCGATTCAGACCAGTTTCCGTCTCTTTCAACTCCATCTTTGCGCCGATCTTCCGCTCCGATGCATTCACTTTGAGATTTGGGACCAAAATCCGTCGGGAACAGTGCCGAGTTGCGGCAGTAATGTTGTTGCCTGATAATCCGGTGGTGTCTGATATCTGCGCCACCGCCGTGTCCGGTGGAGTCGCCTTGTCTTTGCTTCGATTATGGACGGAAACCGCTAAACGTGGCCTCGACCAG AAATTGAACAGGAAGCTTGTTCATACAAGCATTGGGCTTGCTTTCATGCTTTGCTGGCCTATGTTCAG TTCTGGTCATCGAGGAGCATTATTGGCGTCGCTAATTCCCGGTGTCAATATAATACGAATGCTCGTCTTGGGATTGGGGATATTGAAAGACGAGGCTACGGTAAAGTCGATGAGCAGAAATGGAGATTGCAG GGAGCTTTTGAAGGGGCCATTGTATTATGTTGCAACAATTACATTAGTTTGTATATTCTATTGGAGGACGTCCCCCATTTCAATTGCACTGATATGCAACTTATGTGCTGGAGATG GGTTGGCTGATATCGTCGGGAGACGATTCGGAAGTCGAAAGATCTCttacaacaaaaacaagtCACTAGCTGGTAGCGTGGCAATGGTATCTGCTGGTTTTCTTGCATCTGTCGG GTATATGTACTATTTCTCCTCATTTGGGTATGTTGAGGGAAGCAACAGAATGGTTTTGGGATTCTTAGTTGTGTCCATTGCCTCAGCATTGGTCGAGTCTCTTCCCATAAGCACTGAAATTGACGATAATCTCACAGTTCCACTCACTTCCTTACTGGTAGGGAGCCTAGTTTTCTAG
- the LOC111782702 gene encoding ran-binding protein 1 homolog a-like, giving the protein MASADTERREEEEAPAAEDEDTGAQVAPIVKLEEVAVTTGEENEDAILDLKSKLYRFDKDGNQWKERGAGTVKFLKHKETGKVRLVMRQSKTLKICANHLVLPSMSVQEHVGNDKSCVWHATDFADGELKDELFCIRFPSIENCKTFMETFQEVAESQKKKEENKDASAAAGLLEKLSVEDEKAEDKSEDKAEDTPVKSEEKDKPEGEAEKSDAEKKE; this is encoded by the exons ATGGCGAGCGCCGATACCGAACGcagagaagaggaggaggCTCCGGCCGCAGAGGATGAAGACACTGGAGCACAAGTCGCCCCAATCGTTAAGTTGGAGGAGGTCGCCGTTACCACCggtgaagaaaatgaagacgCTATTCTAGATCT GAAATCCAAACTGTACCGATTTGATAAAGATGGAAACCAGTGGAAGGAGAGGGGTGCTGGTACGGTTAAGTTTTTGAAGCATAAGGAAACTGGAAAGGTTCGCCTTGTTATGAGACAGTCTAAAACCCTCAAGATCTGCGCTAACCATCTTG TTCTTCCATCAATGTCGGTTCAAGAGCACGTTGGAAATGACAAGTCGTGCGTGTGGCATGCCACTGACTTTGCTGATGGTGAATTGAAAGATGAGCTTTTTTGTATCAGATTCCCATCTATTGAGA ACTGCAAGACCTTCATGGAAACATTCCAAGAAGTTGCTGAGTcccaaaagaagaaagaggaaaataaagaTGCATCTGCAGCAGCTGGTCTACTTGAAAAATTGAGCGTTGAAGACGAGAAAGCTGAAGATAAATCTGAAGATAAAGCTGAGGACACACCTGTAAAATCTGAGGAAAAGGATAAACCTGAGGGCGAGGCAGAGAAATCAGAtgcagaaaagaaagagtag
- the LOC111783537 gene encoding basic leucine zipper 19-like isoform X1 codes for MGDYNLHQNPHPCNELGSDDRRLSTDSVSVWRRSFVMGHGDEEGSSGGRAADGWRSDGLPPLSKIGGGEMSSGGGDGRNSGRNIDPNMDPRKLKRIMSNRVSAQKSRLKKVQYVADMERKLKALEAHIAVLSPQVELFRNQQHALQMEQKRLNQKILNCSRNKLIRDAEIEENKAEVNRLIELQMKQQQQSEANAWDNNAFQMPPPELHASELSNVVSPRPNQAEDGERTVGGNGLGRFNSTALRRMIEYKWMPTPGLRQGFEPNSNLLGQQGMEKPN; via the exons ATGGGTGATTATAATTTGCATCAAAACCCTCATCCATGCAATGAACTCGGCTCCGATGACCGTCGTTTATCGACCGATTCGGTCTCGGTATGGCGGAGATCTTTCGTGATGGGCCACGGAGACGAGGAAGGCAGCAGCGGGGGGAGGGCGGCGGATGGATGGCGGAGTGATGGGTTGCCTCCTTTAAGCAAGATTGGTGGCGGAGAGATGAGCTCCGGCGGCGGCGACGGCAGAAATTCCGGGCGTAATATTGACCCTAATATGGATCCAAGGAAACTCAAACG aATAATGTCGAATCGAGTCTCGGCTCAAAAATCTAGGCTTAAAAAAGTTCAATATGTAGCTGATATGGAAAGGAAGCTCAAAGCTCTAGAG GCACATATAGCAGTTCTATCTCCTCAAGTCGAGCTGTTTAGGAACCAGCAGCATGCGTTGCAAATGGAACAAAAAAGGTTGAATCAGAAGATTTTGAATTGCTCGAGGAACAAGCTGATACGAGACG CTGAAATTGAAGAGAACAAAGCTGAAGTGAACAGGCTGATTGAGCTCCAAatgaagcagcagcagcagagtGAAGCCAATGCGTGGGATAACAACGCTTTCCAAATGCCGCCGCCGGAGCTTCATGCATCTGAGTTGAGCAACGTTGTCTCTCCCCGACCAAACCaag CAGAAGATGGAGAGAGAACAGTAGGAGGAAATGGGCTGGGCCGGTTCAACTCAACAGCCCTTCGTAGAATGATTGAGTACAAGTGGATGCCAACACCTGGGCTTCGTCAAGGCTTTGAGCCCAACTCTAACCTATTGGGCCAACAAGGAATGGAAAAGCCCAACTGA
- the LOC111783577 gene encoding probable N-acetyltransferase HLS1, translating into MGCEEEILIIRSYDGQYADRVRVEDLERRCEVGPSERVFLFTDTMGDPICRIRNSPLYKMLVAEVDNQLVGVIQGSIKVVTVHQAQKDRAKVGYVLGLRVVPSFRRRGIGCSLVLRLEEWFVANDVGYTYMATEKDNEASVKLFIYKLGYTNFRVPAILVNPVKHYRSYHLPSNIQISRLKVGVAEYLYRKFMASTEFFPHDIDQVLRHKLSLGTWVAYYRDDTDDAEDANFETSGSKSEMTIPKSWAMLSVWNSGEVFKLRLGKAPLSCLIYTESSKVIDKIFPCLNLPSIPNFYEPFGFYFMYGVH; encoded by the exons ATGGGATGCGAAGAAGAGATTTTGATAATAAGAAGCTATGATGGACAATATGCAGATAGAGTTAGAGTGGAAGATCTAGAGAGAAGATGTGAGGTAGGCCCATCTGAAAGAGTTTTTCTCTTCACAGACACTATGGGAGACCCCATTTGTAGGATCAGAAACAGTCCCTTGTACAAGATGCTG GTGGCGGAAGTTGATAACCAGTTGGTCGGTGTGATTCAAGGCTCGATTAAGGTAGTCACGGTTCATCAAGCACAGAAAGACCGGGCCAAGGTTGGCTATGTTTTAGGTCTTCGAGTTGTACCGTCGTTTCGCCGTAGAGGGATTGGTTGCAGCCTTGTCCTGCGTCTCGAGGAATGGTTCGTGGCCAATGATGTAGGCTATACTTATATGGCAACGGAGAAAGACAATGAAGCCTCTGTGAAACTATTCATCTACAAGCTTGGATACACTAACTTTAGAGTTCCGGCGATTTTGGTGAACCCAGTGAAACATTATCGATCCTATCACCTCCCTTCCAATATCCAAATCTCTCGTCTTAAAGTCGGGGTTGCCGAGTATCTCTACCGAAAATTCATGGCCTCTACCGAGTTTTTCCCCCACGACATTGATCAAGTTCTCAGACACAAGCTAAGCCTCGGTACATGGGTTGCTTACTATAGAGACGACACCGACGATGCCGAGGACGCCAATTTTGAAACAAGTGGCAGCAAATCAGAAATGACAATACCAAAGAGCTGGGCAATGCTGAGCGTATGGAATAGTGGAGAG GTATTCAAGTTGCGGCTTGGGAAGGCACCATTGTCATGCTTGATATACACAGAGAGCTCAAAGGTGATAGACAAGATCTTCCCATGCCTAAATTTACCATCGATACCAAATTTCTACGAACCATTCGGATTCTACTTTATGTACGGGGTTCACTGA
- the LOC111783578 gene encoding SAGA-associated factor 11 homolog, which yields MSMPHEDSASSHTQLSFNLFGDLLDSVIADVASECHRIARLGLDRNLEEEEEELRLSAQARERVADSCNSSEANGKYVVDIFGQTHPSVANEIFDCMNCGRSIMAGRFAPHLEKCMGRGRKARPKVTRSSTAAQSRGGVLKWYIRRPMNKKEGTIVRCLEAYET from the exons ATGTCAATGCCTCATGAGGACAGTGCATCTTCACATACTCAG ctttcatttaatttgtttggtGATCTCCTGGATTCCGTGATTGCCGATGTTGCATCGGAATGTCATCGAATAGCAAGGTTAGGTCTTGATCGTAACttagaagaggaagaagaagaactaaGACTTTCAGCACAGGCACGTGAAAGAGTAGCTGATTCTTGCAATAGCAGTGAGGCAAATGGGAAATATGTAGTTGATATTTTTGGACAAACTCATCCTTCTGTCGCGAACGAAATATTTGATTGCATGAATTGTGGTCGATCAATCATGGCTGGGAGATTTGCCCCTCACTTGGAGAAGTGCATGGGAAGG GGTCGAAAGGCTCGTCCCAAAGTAACAAGAAGTAGTACAGCTGCACAGAGCCG GGGAGGAGTACTCAAATGGTACATCCGAAGACCCATGAACAAGAAA GAAG GGACCATCGTGCGGTGCCTGGAAGCTTATGAGACCTGA
- the LOC111782703 gene encoding ran-binding protein 1 homolog a-like, with amino-acid sequence MASADSERRDTEEAPAGEDEDTGAQVAPIVKLEEVVVTTGEENEDAVLDLKAKLYRFDKDGNQWKERGAGTVKFLKHKETGKVRLVMRQSKTLKICANHLVLPSMTVQEHAGNDKSCVWHATDFADGELKDELFCIRFPSIENCKSFMETFQEIAESQQKKEENKDASAAAGLLEKLSVEEKKGEDKAGETPSKTKEEDEPKGGEAEKSDAEKKNDE; translated from the exons ATGGCCAGCGCCGATTCCGAACGTAGAGACACTGAGGAGGCTCCTGCCGGCGAGGATGAAGACACTGGAGCTCAAGTCGCCCCGATCGTCAAGTTGGAGGAGGTCGTCGTTACCACCGGTGAAGAAAATGAGGACGCTGTTCTCGATCT GAAGGCAAAACTGTACCGATTCGATAAAGATGGAAATCAATGGAAGGAGAGGGGTGCTGGTACTGTTAAGTTTTTGAAACATAAGGAGACTGGCAAGGTTCGCCTTGTTATGAGACAGTCTAAGACGCTTAAGATCTGCGCTAATCATCTTG TGCTTCCATCAATGACGGTTCAAGAACACGCTGGAAATGATAAGTCGTGCGTGTGGCATGCGACTGACTTCGCTGATGGAGAATTGAAAGATGAGCTTTTCTGTATCAGATTCCCATCTATTGAGA ACTGCAAATCTTTCATGGAAACGTTCCAAGAAATTGCCGAGTCCCAacagaagaaagaggaaaataaagaTGCATCTGCTGCTGCTGGATTACTCGAGAAATTGAGTgtcgaagaaaagaaaggtgaAGATAAAGCTGGGGAGACACCTTCGAAAACTAAGGAGGAGGATGAGCCCAAGGGGGGTGAGGCAGAAAAATCAGATgcagagaagaagaatgatgAGTAG
- the LOC111782700 gene encoding PHD finger-like domain-containing protein 5B: MAKHHPDLIMCRKQPGIAIGRLCEKCDGKCVICDSYVRPCTLVRVCDECNYGSFQGRCVICGGVGISDAYYCKECTQQEKDRDGCPKIVNLGSAKTDLFYERKKYGFKKR; this comes from the coding sequence ATGGCCAAGCATCATCCCGATTTGATTATGTGCAGAAAGCAGCCAGGAATCGCCATTGGCCGACTTTGTGAGAAGTGCGACGGGAAGTGTGTAATATGTGATTCTTATGTCCGTCCCTGTACGCTTGTTCGGGTTTGTGATGAATGCAATTACGGGTCTTTCCAAGGGCGGTGTGTGATCTGTGGAGGAGTAGGAATTTCAGATGCCTACTACTGCAAAGAGTGTACACAGCAGGAGAAAGATAGAGATGGATGTCCAAAGATTGTTAACTTAGGCAGTGCAAAAACAGACTTGTTCTATGAACGTAAGAAATATGGGTTCAAGAAACGGTGA
- the LOC111783537 gene encoding basic leucine zipper 19-like isoform X2, giving the protein MGDYNLHQNPHPCNELGSDDRRLSTDSVSVWRRSFVMGHGDEEGSSGGRAADGWRSDGLPPLSKIGGGEMSSGGGDGRNSGRNIDPNMDPRKLKRIMSNRVSAQKSRLKKVQYVADMERKLKALEAHIAVLSPQVELFRNQQHALQMEQKRLNQKILNCSRNKLIRDAEIEENKAEVNRLIELQMKQQQQSEANAWDNNAFQMPPPELHASELSNVVSPRPNQEDGERTVGGNGLGRFNSTALRRMIEYKWMPTPGLRQGFEPNSNLLGQQGMEKPN; this is encoded by the exons ATGGGTGATTATAATTTGCATCAAAACCCTCATCCATGCAATGAACTCGGCTCCGATGACCGTCGTTTATCGACCGATTCGGTCTCGGTATGGCGGAGATCTTTCGTGATGGGCCACGGAGACGAGGAAGGCAGCAGCGGGGGGAGGGCGGCGGATGGATGGCGGAGTGATGGGTTGCCTCCTTTAAGCAAGATTGGTGGCGGAGAGATGAGCTCCGGCGGCGGCGACGGCAGAAATTCCGGGCGTAATATTGACCCTAATATGGATCCAAGGAAACTCAAACG aATAATGTCGAATCGAGTCTCGGCTCAAAAATCTAGGCTTAAAAAAGTTCAATATGTAGCTGATATGGAAAGGAAGCTCAAAGCTCTAGAG GCACATATAGCAGTTCTATCTCCTCAAGTCGAGCTGTTTAGGAACCAGCAGCATGCGTTGCAAATGGAACAAAAAAGGTTGAATCAGAAGATTTTGAATTGCTCGAGGAACAAGCTGATACGAGACG CTGAAATTGAAGAGAACAAAGCTGAAGTGAACAGGCTGATTGAGCTCCAAatgaagcagcagcagcagagtGAAGCCAATGCGTGGGATAACAACGCTTTCCAAATGCCGCCGCCGGAGCTTCATGCATCTGAGTTGAGCAACGTTGTCTCTCCCCGACCAAACCaag AAGATGGAGAGAGAACAGTAGGAGGAAATGGGCTGGGCCGGTTCAACTCAACAGCCCTTCGTAGAATGATTGAGTACAAGTGGATGCCAACACCTGGGCTTCGTCAAGGCTTTGAGCCCAACTCTAACCTATTGGGCCAACAAGGAATGGAAAAGCCCAACTGA
- the LOC111782698 gene encoding probable protein phosphatase 2C 25: MSVSVAVSNSPGFSPSSSMFCNKPSIISPAPEALTLTLAHLNSSSCSSSPSSPSSPFRIRFPKPPSGLSAAAVAVAVASTSSPSSASSGAILKRKRPARLDIPLMPLSFAAPVMPSPSSFREVVEAERDGYSVYCKRGRRRVSMEDRCSAVVDLRGNSKEAFFGVFDGHGGAKAAEFAANNLEKNILNEIETMADNDTDFEEAIKHGYLTTDSEFLKEDQRGGSCCVTALIKKGNLVVSNIGDCRAVLSSHGIAEAITSDHRPSREDERQRIESTGGYVDMCNNGVWRVQGSLAVTRGIGDAHLKRWVIAEPETRAIRIEPQHEFLILASDGLWDTVSNQEAVEIAHPLCVGIEKAQPLVACKKLVELSISRGSVDDISVVLIQLPNFI, from the exons ATGTCGGTCTCCGTCGCGGTGTCCAACTCGCCGGGATTTTCCCCTTCCTCCTCGATGTTCTGCAACAAGCCGTCGATTATTTCTCCGGCGCCGGAGGCGCTGACACTCACTTTGGCTCATTTGAATTCCTCGTCTTGCTCTTCTTCGCCTTCTTCGCCTTCTTCCCCTTTTCGGATTCGGTTTCCGAAGCCCCCTTCTGGGCTTTCCGcagcggcggtggcggtggcggtggcttCCACCTCTTCTCCTTCATCGGCGTCGTCCGGCGcgatattgaaaagaaaaagaccgGCGAGGTTGGATATTCCGTTGATGCCGTTGAGTTTTGCGGCTCCGGTGATGCCGTCGCCGTCGTCGTTCAGGGAGGTCGTGGAGGCAGAGAGAGATGGGTACTCTGTGTATTGCAAGAGAGGGAGGCGGAGAGTTTCCATGGAAGATCGGTGTTCCGCCGTCGTTGATCTTCGAGGAAATTCCAAAGAG GCgttttttggtgtttttgaTGGACATGGCGGCGCAAAAGCTGCAGAATTTGCAGCAAATAACTTAGAGAAGAacattttgaatgaaattgaaacaatGGCTGATAACGACACTGATTTTGAAGAAGCCATTAAACATGGCTACCTCACCACAGATTCTGAGTTCCTCAAGGAGGATCAACGCGGTGGCTCATGTTGTGTGACAGCCCTGATCAAGAAAGGCAACCTCGTCGTCTCCAACATCGGTGACTGTCGTGCTGTTCTCAGCAGCCACGGCATTGCCGAGGCTATCACGTCGGACCACCGCCCGTCCCGGGAAGACGAGAGGCAGCGGATCGAGTCCACG GGTGGATATGTTGATATGTGCAATAATGGGGTTTGGAGAGTGCAGGGGTCTCTGGCTGTCACAAGAGGAATTGGGGATGCTCACCTCAAACGATGGGTGATAGCTGAGCCCGAGACGAGGGCGATTCGTATCGAGCCTCAGCATGAGTTCTTAATCTTGGCCTCCGATGGATTATGGGATACG gtGAGCAATCAAGAAGCAGTGGAGATTGCACATCCATTGTGTGTAGGGATTGAGAAGGCGCAGCCATTGGTGGCGTGTAAAAAGCTTGTGGAGCTATCTATTTCAAGGGGCTCAGTTGATGACATTAGTGTAGTACTCATTCAATTGCCTAACTTCATCTAA
- the LOC111782706 gene encoding RING-H2 finger protein ATL63-like — translation MAFNSTSLIGFAQSVFSYNSNIMLAALISLLLVVLFVLLLHAYANCFFPQPRHRRTSVTVSYVLGPPRLSRFDSVPFDSGAAPSKGLDPSVISAIPLFVYESEEKKCAAVMECVICLSEFEERELGRRLPKCSHGFHLECIDMWLNSHASCPVCRAPVLGDATDCSDAVESGRLSGEREIGGEIVTEERRNCEIQRNEGQNGQFHSDSSSSSSSSSSSSSLSSSSSSTDQPLMSLGASLKRMLSRNRSDGRIFPSSDGDELDV, via the coding sequence ATGGCGTTCAATTCCACTTCGCTGATCGGTTTCGCTCAGAGCGTATTCTCCTACAACAGCAACATCATGCTCGCTGCTCTCATTTCTCTTCTCCTCGTCGTCCTCTTCGTCCTTCTCCTCCACGCCTACGCCAATTGCTTCTTCCCTCAGCCTCGCCACCGCCGGACTTCTGTCACTGTCTCCTACGTCCTCGGTCCGCCTCGCCTCTCGCGTTTCGATTCGGTTCCATTCGATTCAGGCGCCGCTCCGTCGAAAGGCCTCGATCCGTCTGTAATCTCTGCGATTCCTCTGTTCGTTTACGAATCCGAGGAGAAGAAGTGCGCGGCGGTGATGGAGTGCGTGATTTGCCTCAGCGAATTTGAGGAACGAGAGCTTGGACGACGCTTGCCGAAATGTAGCCATGGATTTCACCTCGAGTGTATCGATATGTGGCTGAATTCTCACGCGAGTTGTCCTGTTTGTAGAGCGCCGGTGCTTGGCGACGCCACGGATTGTTCCGATGCGGTAGAATCCGGCCGGTTGAGTGGCGAGAGGGAAATCGGAGGAGAGATTGTAACGGAGGAGCGGCGCAATTGTGAGATTCAGAGAAACGAGGGGCAAAACGGTCAGTTTCATTCTgattcttcctcttcttcctcttcttcttcttcttcgtcttctttaTCTTCGTCGAGTTCTTCGACTGATCAGCCATTGATGTCGCTTGGAGCGTCTTTAAAACGAATGTTGAGCAGAAACAGATCGGACGGGAGGATTTTCCCCTCCTCCGATGGCGACGAATTGGATGTTTGA